The following nucleotide sequence is from Anopheles stephensi strain Indian chromosome 3, UCI_ANSTEP_V1.0, whole genome shotgun sequence.
ACATTCGAAAGAGGAACCCTTCTCCTGCAACTTGTGTGGTGCTCGGTTTAAGTTAATATCCTACTTAAATTGGCACATGGCAATGCATAAAGGGCTGCACAAGTGCAAGCAGTGTAACGCATCATTCAAAAGCCCATCGGAGCTGCAAGATCACATGAACAGCCACAAGGAATCGAGGCAGTTCTGCTGCAATCTGTGCGGTAGAGGTTTCTACACTCAGAAAGATCTGTTCAAACACATGCGAAAGGTGCATTCGCAGTACAAAAGAAAGCAAGTGGTGAGCAAATAAATCGAATAGGatgtaaattttaaacatGAAATGTCGGGATCATTTTCGAAACAAGGTCAATCTTTCCTATCCATCGCAAAACTTTAAAAGTTGATAATCAACCAGAACGAGATGCGGTCGGATAAAATGTGCAGCACTTTTTGGACAacctaacatttgaaactgaTCTAAAAACAGTTGCCTCTCTTTCGAACACCTTCGAAAAGCGCCTTTCGCAACTGTCTTTCTCATTTTAGATACATTTCCAACGCATCTAAATCGTTTCAAATGTAAACATTGGATTTGTATCCCTGAAGGCGTGAGCGGTAAGGAAAGGATATGGGTCCGATTTGATTATTGTGCTGCCTGCAATAGAATAAAAGTTACAAAGCTGCTTCAACATGAATCAAATCATCGTCTGCCGCGTTTGTGCTTCCATCGACGTTCCTGAGCTTGATCTGGTGGATATTTTTATGAAGCACGAAGAGCAAGAGCGCATTGCCGATCTACTGCTGGAGCTAGCGGGAATAAAGGTAAGTCCTGGCGCATTGGATATCGCCTGTGTTAATGATACTCTTTCTTCCATAAGGCGACTGTCGATGATGGATTTCCTCGCAAGTGCTGTACGCAATGCCATTCCGACCTTACCCATGCTGTAAGGGTGCGACGCAAATGTATAGAATCGGAAGAGTTCATCCAAGCATCCTGTGATGCTGCTTCTTTCGTCCACTTTGATGACCAATCGGACAACGTTTCCATGACATCCATCAAGGCAGAACAGCTTTCATTGTACCGTTGCTGGGAATGTTCCATAGATTTCTACAACGCCGAACAACTCCGGGAACATTACGAATCACTGCATGCCAACGCAATCCATGGCTGGAAAAGCTTTGGCATCAGTGAAGTTTCCCTGTTCGATTCAACCGATGATGAAGCGCCCACTCGCCGAGTGGTTGCCGAAAGAAAGCCCGTTAAGCAACGCTACCGATGCTGCGGATGTCCACTCGTGTTCGATACCTTGGCAGAGCTGCAACAACATTCCAAGACGGAGCATGCACCGCACGCAATCGAACCCACCGAAGACAAACCGTTCCAGTGCGAAATATGCTACCACACGTACACTACCAAATGGGGCGTAGTTGGGCATCGCTCGACCAAGACTATGCTAAACCATCAGTGTGCATATTGTGGCGCTCTGTACGGTTCCATACAGCGGCTGCGGGATCATGAGCATACGCACACAAACCATTCCATCGATTGCAATCTTtgtggaaaaatgttttacaaaTCCACCCACCTGAAACGGCACCAGGAATCTGTGCACGTGGACCCGAGCCTGCGGAAGAAGTACAGTTGCAATGTGTGTGGCGTGCGCGTTAATACGACAGCTTACTTAAAAAACCACATGAAGCTACATTCTTCCGAGACACCGTTCGCCTGCAAATTGTGTGGGGTCAGTTTTAAGCTGAAAATGTATTTGCATTGGCACATGATCAAGCACCGTGGCGTACACAAGTGCATGGAGTGTGAGACAGCATTCAAGACGCAATCGGAGCTGCTGGATCATTCGCATGTGCACGAGGGCACGAGACAGTTCGGCTGTAATTTGTGTAGTGGCCGGTACACTACGGCCAAAAATCTTACCAAACACATGCGCCAGAAGCATGCTCAATTCAAAAGAAAGCAAGTGTAGTCGAAAGGAGTAAACAAAGATGTGAAGATCGAAAGACTAAGTACCCTATCGATTAATCTAGGCGACATCGGCTTcacgtacgcaggactgactgtccaactacgggtaaaatcaagtcacagaaagccagaaatggcaggccgaaacctttcaaggttgtagtgccaacgaCGAAGAACTCGCCATCCGACGAGACTCGGAGATTGATGACTTAGGCATAATTGGTTTGAGGTTTGATCCTATGTAGTCCGGAGGGGAGATCCGGGTTTTTCGAGCCGAAATCCAAAAAGGCTTCGAAAGATCGCACCTTTGCAGCCATCATGCCTATCTGTGGTCAGTCCCATTGCCAACGTA
It contains:
- the LOC118513898 gene encoding zinc finger protein 501-like → MNQIIVCRVCASIDVPELDLVDIFMKHEEQERIADLLLELAGIKATVDDGFPRKCCTQCHSDLTHAVRVRRKCIESEEFIQASCDAASFVHFDDQSDNVSMTSIKAEQLSLYRCWECSIDFYNAEQLREHYESLHANAIHGWKSFGISEVSLFDSTDDEAPTRRVVAERKPVKQRYRCCGCPLVFDTLAELQQHSKTEHAPHAIEPTEDKPFQCEICYHTYTTKWGVVGHRSTKTMLNHQCAYCGALYGSIQRLRDHEHTHTNHSIDCNLCGKMFYKSTHLKRHQESVHVDPSLRKKYSCNVCGVRVNTTAYLKNHMKLHSSETPFACKLCGVSFKLKMYLHWHMIKHRGVHKCMECETAFKTQSELLDHSHVHEGTRQFGCNLCSGRYTTAKNLTKHMRQKHAQFKRKQV